In the Setaria italica strain Yugu1 chromosome VI, Setaria_italica_v2.0, whole genome shotgun sequence genome, one interval contains:
- the LOC101763024 gene encoding NEDD8-conjugating enzyme Ubc12: MINLFKIKGQKKDDAATANGKPAVKKQSPGELRLHKDIAELNLPKTTKISFPNGKDDLMNFEATIKPDEGYYVGGKFVFTFQVPPAYPHEPPKVKCKTKVYHPNIDLEGNVCLNILREDWKPVLNINTIVYGLNLLFTQPNDEDPLNHDAAAVLRDDPKKFENNVRRAMAGGYIGETHFPRCM; the protein is encoded by the exons ATGATAAATCTTTTTAAGATTAAGGGCCAGAAGAAGGATGATGCAGCGACTGCAAATGGAAAGCCTGCTGTCAAGAAGCAAAGTCCTGGGGAGTTGCGTCTCCATAAAG ATATTGCTGAACTCAACCTTCCCAAGACCACCAAGATCTCTTTTCCGAATGGCAAGGATGATCTGATGAACTTTGAAGCCACTATTAAGCCTGATGAAGGATACTATGT GGGTGGTAAATTTGTTTTTACCTTCCAAGTTCCTCCAGCTTATCCTCATGAACCTCCTAAAGTCAAGTGCAAGACTAAG GTTTACCATCCCAATATTGACTTGGAGGGAAATGTCTGCCTGAACATTCTGCGTGAAGATTGGAAGCCTGTCTTGAACATCAACACCATTGTCTATGGcttgaatcttcttttcacG CAACCTAATGATGAGGATCCCCTGAACCATGACGCAGCTGCTGTTCTTCGTGACGACCCGAAGAAGTTTGAGAATAATGTCCGGAGGGCGATGGCTGGAGGTTATATTGGTGAAACCCACTTCCCTAGGTGTATGTAA
- the LOC101762352 gene encoding pentatricopeptide repeat-containing protein At1g19720, giving the protein MELLPAPLPSVLPRPHQFPPQPASRPRHGRLQEPIMAFAQAPPLAFPLQEARSSSQAPRHSTRPPAQEPRIHSPPGLSLRSEPRIVSDTKLITMHSCAGRLVDARKVFDGMARRDLLSWSAMIGAYAIRGMYSEVIALAVTMVREGVIPDRFLITRILQACAYTEDLELGMAMHSLAIRKGFMGRVRDVPVGNSVLAMYVKCGELGRARRVFEKMRQRDLGTWNSMIFGCCRSNEWEEARRLLDDMRSEGTEPGVVTWNTLISSYARSGDLDVAMELLEQMEESGVAPDVVTWTSLVSAFVHSDRGDEALQCFIRMRLAGVEPNGMTIASAISACASLRLLSQGMELHCHAIKVGSVNNVLSGNSLVDMYAKCGEIVAAMRIFNEIPEKDIFSWNSMVAGYAQAGYCGKAYELFCKMESLGVRRNVITWNIMISGYIRNGDDERAFELFQMMESCGVKRDTASWNILIAGSVHNGHLDRALRIFRQMQALLVRPDYITILSIIPAFANLVAAWKVREIHACIFHHNLEMDGKIENALIHAYSKSGDLAGACAVFDRHSSRNTISWNCIILAHLLHGSPNEALDRFCQMKQEGVLPDHTTLTAVIKAYGLKGKVSEAKGIFYNMTHDYNITPDLDHYVAMVDLLGRLGRLEEAYELIDEMPLIPNLAIWEALLTAATVHGNVRLANLAARELLSIESSDPRIQRLVYNLQDLAGKFVDLPQTMLSNKGRELEEVDSCSVEIKNKVYLFSTGDNFVLERTVAELKLIMIQIGISKLNISNGIPDVEEEEEELSAIHCEKLAIAFAISNSPPFRTIRIIKNVRMCRHCHTFAKLVSEKYKRQILIKDSNCLHKFKGGKCSCEDYW; this is encoded by the coding sequence ATGGAGCTCCTCCcggctcccctcccctccgtcCTCCCCAGACCACATCAATTCCCGCCCCAACCCGCCTCCAGGCCCCGTCATGGCCGCCTCCAAGAACCCATCATGGCGTTCGCGCAAGCTCCTCCCCTCGCGTTTCCACTTCAAGAAGCAAGAAGCAGCTCCCAAGCCCCTCGCCACAGCACCCGTCCCCCCGCCCAAGAGCCAAGAATCCACTCGCCGCCTGGTCTTTCACTTCGCAGCGAGCCCCGGATTGTCTCGGATACGAAGCTCATCACGATGCACTCCTGCGCCGGGCGTCTGGTCGACGCCCGCAAGGTATTCGACGGAATGGCGCGGCGGGATCTGCTCTCCTGGTCGGCCATGATCGGGGCCTACGCCATCAGGGGTATGTACAGCGAGGTCATTGCGCTCGCAGTGACTATGGTCAGGGAAGGGGTCATTCCGGACAGATTCTTGATTACCCGGATTTTACAAGCATGTGCGTACACCGAGGACTTGGAGCTCGGGATGGCGATGCATTCCCTGGCTATTCGGAAAGGGTTCATGGGGAGAGTAAGGGATGTGCCAGTCGGTAACTCGGTGCTGGCAATGTATGTGAAGTGCGGAGAATTGGGGCGTGCACGTAGGGTGTTTGAGAAAATGAGGCAGCGGGACTTGGGCACATGGAACTCGATGATTTTTGGGTGTTGCCGGTCCAATGAATGGGAGGAGGCGCGGAGGCTGCTTGATGATATGAGGAGTGAAGGTACAGAGCCTGGGGTTGTCACGTGGAATACATTGATTTCGAGCTATGCAAGGTCTGGGGATCTTGATGTGGCCAtggagctgctggagcagatGGAGGAGTCTGGAGTTGCTCCAGATGTTGTCACCTGGACTAGCCTTGTGTCTGCATTTGTCCACAGTGATAGGGGGGATGAGGCACTTCAGTGTTTCATCCGGATGCGTCTTGCTGGAGTCGAACCAAATGGTATGACAATTGCAAGTGCCATCTCAGCTTGTGCAAGTTTGAGGTTACTCAGTCAGGGAATGGAGCTCCATTGCCATGCAATTAAGGTTGGGAGTGTGAACAATGTGCTCTCGGGGAACTCCTTGGTTGACATGTATGCGAAATGTGGAGAAATTGTTGCTGCTATGAGAATATTTAATGAGATACCTGAAAAGGATATCTTCTCCTGGAATTCAATGGTTGCAGGGTATGCACAAGCAGGCTATTGTGGCAAAGCATATGAGCTTTTCTGTAAGATGGAGAGCCTTGGTGTTCGGCGCAATGTGATTACCTGGAATATAATGATCTCAGGATACATACGAAATGGGGATGACGAGAGAGCCTTTGAACTATTCCAGATGATGGAAAGCTGTGGAGTAAAAAGGGATACAGCTTCGTGGAACATACTCATTGCGGGTTCAGTGCATAATGGTCATTTGGATAGAGCCCTAAGAATATTTCGGCAGATGCAAGCACTTCTGGTGAGGCCAGATTACATTACAATCCTAAGTATCATTCCAGCATTTGCGAACTTAGTTGCAGCTTGGAAAGTACGGGAGATCCATGCCTGCATTTTTCACCACAATTTAGAAATGGATGGCAAAATTGAAAATGCACTCATCCATGCCTATTCAAAATCTGGCGATCTTGCTGGTGCTTGTGCTGTTTTTGATAGGCACTCATCAAGGAACACTATTTCTTGGAATTGTATCATTCTTGCACACTTGTTGCATGGTTCTCCAAATGAAGCATTGGATCGCTTCTGTCAAATGAAACAAGAAGGTGTGCTGCCAGATCATACAACCTTGACTGCCGTAATCAAGGCCTATGGCCTCAAGGGAAAGGTATCTGAAGCCAAAGGAATATTTTACAACATGACTCACGATTACAACATTACTCCAGATTTAGATCATTATGTAGCTATGGTTGATCTTCTTGGCCGCTTAGGGAGATTAGAAGAAGCATATGAGCTTATTGATGAGATGCCACTCATACCCAATTTAGCAATCTGGGAGGCATTGCTTACTGCTGCAACAGTTCATGGAAATGTAAGGCTGGCAAACCTGGCTGCAAGAGAGCTGTTGTCAATTGAGTCCAGCGACCCTAGAATTCAAAGGCTGGTTTATAATCTGCAGGACCTAGCTGGAAAGTTTGTTGATTTGCCACAGACGATGTTATCCAACAAAGGAAGAGAGTTGGAAGAGGTTGATAGCTGTTCTGTTGAAATTAAGAACAAGGTCTATTTGTTCTCAACTGGTGATAATTTTGTGTTAGAGCGTACAGTAGCCGAACTGAAGTTGATTATGATTCAGATTGGAATCTCAAAGCTGAATATCAGCAACGGGATTCCAGAtgttgaagaagaggaggaagaattATCTGCAATACATTGTGAGAAGCTAGCAATTGCATTTGCAATTTCAAATTCCCCTCCTTTCAGAACCATACGGATAATAAAAAATGTAAGGATGTGTCGCCATTGCCACACCTTTGCCAAACTTGTTTCAGAAAAATACAAGCGGCAAATACTGATCAAGGATTCAAATTGTTTGCATAAGTTTAAGGGTGGAAAGTGCTCCTGTGAAGATTATTGGTGA